A single genomic interval of Hyphomicrobium methylovorum harbors:
- a CDS encoding 2Fe-2S iron-sulfur cluster-binding protein — protein MSRHHQVTVNASSFQTRHGELLLDVALNNGVDLPYSCRAGHCGTCCVRLVSGKVQGGKGVESGIVHACQCRILSDVVIETRQQSDVRTIEGVLSSLLPLSPDVMEVGITTDCTLPFHAGQYAQITFHGFPSRPFSFTHPLRGNSKSRSIWLHVRRMESGRVTSSLGKDIKVGHRVKVAGPYGSAHFRPNLDGRMILVATNTGFAPIWSIAVAALRENPERRMMIIAGGRTIESLYMAPALAQLARFPNVMVAPICSTPQSLTNVVMQGRPTEYLPRLLPTDVLYACGAPGMVDAIKEIAERIGAVCYADPFLPNSADPVQRGALARAARRLTEPASQPRRRRIDDYTRMHSNDLILPHTLADAGYDR, from the coding sequence ATGTCGAGACATCACCAAGTCACTGTAAATGCGAGCAGCTTTCAAACCCGGCATGGCGAGTTACTGCTCGACGTCGCTTTGAACAACGGCGTAGACCTGCCCTACAGCTGCCGCGCCGGACACTGCGGCACGTGCTGCGTACGCCTCGTATCTGGCAAAGTGCAGGGCGGAAAAGGCGTCGAGTCCGGAATCGTACACGCTTGCCAGTGCCGAATCCTCAGCGACGTGGTGATAGAGACGCGTCAGCAATCCGACGTGCGTACGATTGAAGGCGTACTGAGTTCACTGTTGCCGCTATCGCCGGACGTAATGGAAGTCGGCATCACGACAGACTGCACACTCCCCTTTCACGCCGGACAGTACGCCCAGATAACTTTTCACGGCTTTCCGAGCCGCCCGTTCAGCTTTACCCATCCCCTTCGTGGCAATTCGAAAAGTCGTTCTATTTGGCTTCATGTCCGGCGGATGGAGAGCGGACGCGTCACGTCATCTCTTGGCAAAGACATCAAGGTTGGTCATCGAGTGAAAGTTGCCGGGCCTTATGGCTCGGCGCACTTCCGGCCCAATCTCGACGGCCGGATGATCCTCGTCGCCACCAATACCGGGTTCGCGCCGATCTGGTCTATCGCCGTCGCGGCACTTCGCGAAAATCCCGAACGCCGAATGATGATCATCGCGGGCGGCCGCACGATCGAGTCGCTTTATATGGCTCCGGCACTTGCACAGCTCGCGCGCTTTCCGAATGTCATGGTCGCGCCGATCTGCAGCACACCTCAAAGCTTGACCAACGTCGTGATGCAGGGTCGGCCGACGGAATATCTGCCGCGATTGCTTCCAACCGACGTCCTCTATGCCTGCGGCGCACCCGGAATGGTCGATGCGATCAAGGAGATCGCCGAACGCATCGGCGCGGTTTGCTACGCCGATCCCTTCCTGCCGAACTCCGCCGACCCAGTACAACGAGGTGCGCTCGCGCGCGCCGCGCGACGGCTCACGGAGCCTGCAAGTCAGCCGAGACGCCGACGCATTGATGATTACACGCGCATGCACAGCAACGACCTGATACTGCCGCATACGCTTGCCGATGCAGGATACGATCGTTGA
- the rpoH gene encoding RNA polymerase sigma factor RpoH produces MAAKGLPTLAGGSLGLTRYLEEIRKFPMLAPDEEYMLAKRWQQHEDSDAAEKLITSHLRLVARIAMGYRGYGLPIGEVISEGNVGLMQAVKRFDPERGFRLATYAMWWIRASIQEYILRSWSLVKMGTTAAQKKLFFNLRRAKSQLQALDDGDLRPDQIKAIATKLGVPEDDVVNMNRRLGGDASLNAPIRAESESGEWQDWLVDDTPTQEDRLVEDEELTRRRSYLSSAMSVLNDRERRVFEARRLSEDPSTLEQLSEEFGVSRERIRQIEVRAFEKVQKAVTSTARRAEAPAGAAT; encoded by the coding sequence ATGGCAGCAAAAGGTCTTCCTACTCTGGCCGGAGGTTCACTCGGCCTCACGCGGTATCTCGAGGAGATCCGCAAGTTTCCCATGCTCGCGCCCGACGAAGAGTACATGCTCGCAAAACGCTGGCAGCAGCATGAGGATTCAGACGCCGCCGAGAAGCTCATCACGTCACACCTCCGCCTCGTGGCGCGTATCGCCATGGGTTATCGCGGTTACGGTTTGCCGATCGGTGAAGTTATCTCCGAGGGCAACGTCGGGCTGATGCAGGCGGTGAAACGCTTCGATCCCGAACGGGGATTCCGTCTCGCCACATATGCGATGTGGTGGATCCGTGCCTCCATTCAAGAGTACATTTTGCGCTCGTGGAGCCTTGTGAAGATGGGCACGACGGCGGCGCAGAAGAAACTGTTCTTCAACTTGCGGCGCGCGAAGAGCCAGCTGCAGGCGCTGGATGACGGCGATCTGCGGCCCGATCAGATCAAGGCGATCGCGACCAAGCTCGGCGTGCCGGAAGATGATGTCGTCAACATGAACCGGCGGCTTGGCGGTGACGCGTCTCTCAACGCGCCGATCCGTGCAGAGTCGGAATCCGGTGAGTGGCAGGATTGGCTGGTCGACGATACGCCGACGCAGGAAGACCGTCTCGTAGAGGATGAGGAACTGACACGGCGGAGATCGTACCTCTCTTCGGCTATGTCCGTTCTGAACGATCGCGAGCGGCGTGTGTTCGAAGCACGGCGGCTGTCGGAAGATCCTTCGACGCTCGAGCAGCTTTCCGAAGAGTTCGGAGTGAGCCGGGAGCGTATCCGGCAGATCGAAGTTCGTGCGTTCGAGAAGGTGCAGAAGGCGGTAACGTCAACGGCTCGGCGCGCTGAGGCGCCGGCTGGCGCAGCCACCTAA
- a CDS encoding tetratricopeptide repeat protein, with translation MTQLYVSVVTGTAATLMAITLLSLRLNIDGHRPVLALVRRWVATGARTSGLVLVLISAIAVYSFARIPMAELSELADTISASTPIAESTANDVDENSDQAALDALRAFTKKIDPNAHSAAPMSTASNAASLPDVNTMIAMLVARLEKEPGDVKGWKMLGWSYLNTEQAADAEKAYETARKIDPNDVEAQKGLEAAKAAQTASETPLSNPGNMAAEENTDAQRDDMIRGMVDRLAKRLEASPNDEDGWVRLMQSRMTLGDKTAAKAALAKALEAFAGDPAAKERVNSAARELHVGAD, from the coding sequence ATGACGCAGCTTTACGTATCGGTCGTAACCGGAACCGCTGCCACGTTGATGGCGATCACGCTGCTGTCGTTGCGCCTCAACATTGATGGACACCGGCCGGTCTTGGCACTTGTGAGACGGTGGGTTGCGACCGGCGCCCGCACGTCTGGTCTCGTATTGGTTCTGATATCTGCGATTGCCGTTTACAGCTTCGCGCGAATTCCGATGGCCGAATTGAGTGAACTCGCTGATACCATCAGCGCGTCGACTCCGATTGCGGAAAGCACCGCAAATGACGTGGACGAAAATTCGGATCAAGCCGCGTTGGATGCTCTGCGCGCATTCACGAAGAAGATCGATCCAAACGCCCATTCCGCAGCGCCGATGTCGACCGCGTCGAACGCCGCCAGCCTGCCTGACGTCAATACGATGATTGCAATGCTTGTCGCACGCCTCGAAAAAGAGCCCGGCGACGTGAAGGGTTGGAAGATGCTCGGCTGGTCATACCTCAATACTGAGCAAGCGGCGGATGCTGAGAAGGCCTACGAGACGGCGCGCAAGATCGATCCGAACGACGTCGAAGCTCAGAAAGGACTTGAGGCAGCAAAAGCAGCGCAGACTGCGAGTGAAACGCCGCTTTCAAATCCCGGCAACATGGCAGCCGAGGAAAACACGGATGCCCAGCGCGACGACATGATCCGCGGAATGGTCGACCGATTGGCCAAGCGGCTTGAAGCGTCTCCGAACGATGAGGACGGCTGGGTGCGTCTGATGCAATCGCGCATGACGCTCGGCGACAAGACAGCAGCAAAAGCTGCATTGGCCAAAGCACTGGAAGCATTCGCCGGTGATCCCGCCGCGAAAGAGCGCGTGAACTCAGCGGCCCGCGAACTCCACGTCGGCGCTGACTAG
- a CDS encoding RluA family pseudouridine synthase: MTTAAKLSGSIELTAGPDDAGQRIDRWLAEKIGNVSRARIQALIREGRVSGGGTIGEARTPVKPGITYRLTVPDAEPTDVAGEDIPLAVVYEDDDLIVIDKPAGLVVHPAAGHASGTLVNALVAHCGDSLSGIGGVKRPGIVHRLDKDTSGLLVVAKTDAAHQSLADQFKSHGLDGRLERSYLAFVWGRMDLRKGSIEARLQRSGANRTKIAVARGAEAGRFAKTHYEVVDVYTGERETGDVSLLRLQLETGRTHQIRVHLSHIGHPVLGDQVYGAGFKTRTASLTDRSRDLVTRLSRQALHAEGLAFEHPVTGEKLSFISPLPKDLEELRASLEPEKPRVSPGGKTRPSRRKT; encoded by the coding sequence GTGACGACCGCAGCGAAACTCTCAGGCTCGATCGAATTGACTGCTGGTCCGGATGACGCCGGCCAGCGGATCGATCGTTGGCTGGCCGAAAAGATAGGCAATGTGAGCCGTGCCCGGATTCAGGCACTCATCCGGGAGGGCCGGGTGAGCGGCGGCGGGACGATAGGGGAGGCGCGCACCCCGGTCAAACCGGGCATAACGTATCGGCTGACCGTGCCCGACGCCGAGCCTACGGACGTTGCAGGAGAGGACATTCCGCTTGCGGTTGTCTACGAGGACGATGACCTGATCGTCATCGACAAGCCTGCCGGGCTGGTCGTGCATCCGGCCGCAGGGCATGCGTCCGGCACGCTGGTGAATGCGCTCGTTGCACATTGCGGCGACAGTCTATCCGGCATTGGCGGGGTGAAGCGTCCGGGGATCGTGCACCGACTCGACAAGGACACGTCCGGTCTGTTGGTCGTCGCCAAGACGGATGCCGCGCATCAAAGCCTTGCCGATCAGTTCAAGAGCCACGGCCTGGATGGACGGCTCGAGCGAAGCTATCTGGCTTTCGTTTGGGGGCGGATGGATTTGCGCAAAGGCTCGATCGAAGCGCGGCTGCAGCGTAGCGGCGCAAATCGCACCAAGATTGCTGTGGCGCGCGGTGCTGAGGCGGGCCGATTCGCGAAGACGCATTACGAGGTGGTCGACGTTTACACGGGCGAGCGCGAGACGGGAGACGTTTCGCTGCTTCGGCTACAACTGGAAACGGGGCGTACGCATCAAATCCGCGTGCATCTATCGCATATCGGCCATCCAGTTCTAGGCGATCAGGTCTACGGGGCCGGTTTCAAGACGCGGACGGCTTCCCTGACTGACAGGTCGCGTGACCTGGTGACGCGCCTTTCGCGACAGGCACTTCACGCCGAAGGCTTAGCGTTCGAGCATCCTGTGACTGGCGAAAAACTGAGTTTCATCAGTCCGTTGCCGAAGGACCTCGAGGAACTACGTGCGTCTCTGGAGCCCGAAAAACCGCGCGTTTCACCGGGCGGAAAAACGCGTCCATCGCGACGGAAGACCTAG
- a CDS encoding YceI family protein produces the protein MKPTLSPIPSAAMRTAISLMLAAELLAAWAPTAHATRFEFDKRRTEVRFIYTMALSKQRGRFTKVSGTLDYDEAAPQKSKINASIATASLTTGEAIVDDKLKGESFFNVKSSPVIAFKSLAVRANSPTAADVSGEITVNGITKPVELKVSLEPHDDPALKHDTGARKFLATTRIQRSAFKMTDYQAMVDDDIDIEIDAIVRPKK, from the coding sequence ATGAAACCGACGCTTTCGCCAATCCCATCCGCCGCGATGAGAACCGCCATTTCCCTGATGCTCGCTGCAGAATTATTGGCAGCGTGGGCGCCAACAGCACACGCCACGCGTTTCGAGTTCGACAAGCGGCGCACCGAAGTCCGCTTTATCTACACGATGGCCCTTTCGAAACAGCGCGGCCGCTTCACCAAAGTCAGCGGCACGCTCGATTACGATGAAGCCGCGCCCCAAAAGAGCAAGATCAATGCCTCGATTGCCACAGCCAGCCTGACCACCGGCGAAGCGATCGTGGACGACAAGCTAAAGGGTGAATCCTTTTTCAACGTAAAGTCATCACCCGTCATCGCCTTCAAAAGCCTCGCCGTGCGCGCCAACTCGCCCACAGCCGCCGATGTATCGGGTGAAATAACTGTCAACGGCATCACTAAGCCGGTCGAACTCAAAGTCAGTCTGGAACCTCATGACGACCCTGCGCTGAAACACGACACCGGTGCTCGCAAATTCCTCGCAACAACGCGCATCCAGCGCAGCGCATTCAAGATGACCGACTATCAGGCAATGGTCGATGACGACATCGATATCGAAATCGATGCAATCGTCCGACCAAAGAAGTGA
- a CDS encoding PAS domain-containing protein, with product MREFHTDPSARSSINVGRRWLKAQRALDWPSTGLPELDDWDQAIAIVARLVACSSAPMALMIGSNGILFANEAAERRLFTETTEAINGRSVFDVLPRNAAFFKSVLTQAQTGKSLSFREQALCPTSGDLKSASWFNLDFIPVTDTDGNIAGVLGMANDITPFVNRIDSLSDSEQRLRHALDGSGMVGIWTLDVATGISTADANVARIYGLAEKTCEEGINDSLFFKAIHPDDRERVRTSLAEAIASGTPYRSRYRIIDKNKNVRWVIVSAKPIQNDNGGIARPAGRSRRSD from the coding sequence ATGAGAGAGTTCCACACCGACCCGTCGGCCCGCTCATCGATCAACGTAGGGCGCCGGTGGCTTAAAGCGCAAAGGGCATTGGACTGGCCGTCTACCGGGCTGCCCGAACTCGATGATTGGGATCAGGCTATCGCCATAGTTGCGCGATTGGTTGCCTGCTCCTCTGCTCCAATGGCGCTGATGATCGGGTCAAACGGCATTCTGTTCGCCAACGAAGCCGCCGAACGCCGACTGTTCACCGAAACAACCGAAGCCATCAACGGACGCTCGGTGTTCGACGTCCTCCCGCGAAACGCTGCTTTCTTTAAATCCGTCCTGACGCAGGCTCAGACAGGTAAATCCCTGAGCTTTCGAGAGCAGGCACTGTGCCCAACATCCGGCGACCTCAAAAGCGCCAGTTGGTTCAATCTCGATTTTATTCCAGTCACCGATACAGACGGAAACATTGCCGGCGTCCTGGGCATGGCAAACGATATTACCCCATTCGTAAATCGCATCGACAGCCTCAGCGATTCCGAGCAACGCCTGCGTCACGCACTCGATGGCTCCGGCATGGTCGGCATATGGACCCTCGACGTTGCAACGGGCATCAGCACCGCCGATGCAAATGTCGCGCGCATATATGGTTTGGCGGAAAAGACCTGCGAAGAGGGCATAAATGACAGCCTCTTTTTCAAGGCAATCCATCCTGACGATCGCGAACGGGTAAGAACGTCGCTTGCCGAAGCAATCGCTTCAGGCACACCCTATCGCAGCCGATATAGGATCATAGACAAAAACAAAAACGTCCGCTGGGTGATTGTATCGGCAAAGCCCATTCAAAATGACAACGGCGGCATCGCCCGCCCTGCTGGGCGTAGTCGTCGAAGTGACTGA
- a CDS encoding cytochrome c family protein: protein MIFGFAAYSAAASDPTKTVGPNVCAECHKQEVAAWKGSHHFSTFRNMPRDLEASQIAKRMGVRRIKSESLCRDCHFTVQQKTTEQEAIAGISCESCHSPAKDWIKVHSSYSGKTAKTESKTEAQERWKQADSKGMIRPRAIYQLAKNCYGCHVVPREDLVNKGGHHAGSAFELVSWSQGEVRHNTWHSKGKENVPANAARKRMLYLVGLGVELETALRALSKATERKPYAFEMASRVDRARKLLAAAAKAAPNVPEISKIVEFSHSAGLKLNNESRLTAAADGISKLLERITETYDGSTMSGLDSFIPRPDKFKGAARTAADVSAPH, encoded by the coding sequence ATGATTTTCGGCTTTGCCGCTTACAGCGCCGCTGCATCTGATCCGACCAAGACGGTCGGCCCGAACGTCTGTGCCGAATGTCACAAGCAGGAAGTTGCGGCTTGGAAGGGCTCGCATCACTTCAGCACGTTCCGCAACATGCCGCGCGATCTCGAAGCGAGCCAGATTGCGAAACGAATGGGCGTACGGCGCATCAAGTCAGAAAGCTTATGCCGTGATTGCCATTTCACTGTGCAGCAGAAGACGACTGAACAAGAAGCAATCGCAGGCATCTCATGCGAGTCATGTCACAGCCCTGCGAAAGATTGGATCAAAGTCCACAGCAGTTACAGCGGCAAAACAGCGAAGACAGAAAGTAAGACGGAGGCACAAGAGCGTTGGAAGCAGGCCGACTCCAAAGGAATGATCCGGCCTCGCGCAATCTATCAGCTTGCAAAGAACTGTTATGGTTGCCACGTCGTGCCGCGCGAGGACCTTGTGAACAAAGGCGGCCATCATGCCGGCAGCGCGTTTGAGCTCGTGTCCTGGTCACAAGGCGAAGTTCGGCACAACACTTGGCACTCCAAGGGCAAAGAGAATGTGCCGGCAAACGCAGCGCGCAAGCGCATGCTTTATCTCGTAGGTCTCGGCGTCGAACTCGAAACCGCATTGCGCGCGCTCAGCAAAGCGACTGAACGAAAGCCCTATGCATTCGAAATGGCGTCACGCGTCGACCGGGCGCGCAAGCTGCTCGCGGCGGCAGCGAAAGCCGCCCCGAATGTCCCGGAAATTTCGAAGATCGTCGAATTTTCTCATTCCGCTGGATTGAAGCTGAACAATGAAAGTCGCCTGACGGCTGCAGCAGATGGCATCTCCAAACTCCTCGAGCGCATCACCGAGACATACGACGGCAGCACAATGTCCGGTTTGGACAGCTTCATTCCCAGACCGGACAAATTCAAAGGCGCCGCAAGAACCGCCGCCGACGTAAGCGCACCCCATTGA
- a CDS encoding multiheme c-type cytochrome, with protein sequence MKRLFNFAIVSCAVVGVGSICAPSLRQDAIAGPGAVDQSEIQRQLIITHTGQPDASAAAGKDEAGISVSDEALSLYPTAAQCGECHKQIYDEWSSSQHAYASISPMFHKFEQKFTSMTQGTVGTFCVRCHQQVGTQLGEKRETPLWQRSQISREGVTCITCHRVKEQYGKVNGERRVEPGKIYEPVYGSGEKSAIKNVRANKETYSVKTSANGRGNDIHKGMIKNDQITKSEFCVSCHQVAVNLGIKLEIVWDQYRDSPARKAGVSCQDCHMGKAPGKPDGYAKAPSAIVGGKEINPGRRHANHRFIGPGYSIAHPGIFPHNPKALTTSVEDWLKFDWRAGWGTAQFEDKVAGGKIKVKFPKRWADPNDREDARQIIGENIAKLDERDKLRKKVMENSSKVDGPYIEGTPSVGTDLAFTYKIKNVNPGHNLPSGSLGAQPQLWVNVALVDPDGHNIWESGYVDSNGDMADLHSLDVAAGRIDTDQQLMHFQTKFLTTNVKGTDREMYLPVNFDIDPLPQLRPPQIPTTVLNHPPLVRMENHSLAPLAEKKAAYRVPASLIKKPGKYQLAFRMRSRAEPIYFMRFVGATKAMEQAMNERIMNFHDFAVEVDVKG encoded by the coding sequence ATGAAGCGATTATTCAATTTTGCGATTGTCTCTTGCGCGGTCGTGGGCGTGGGCTCGATCTGTGCACCCTCGCTTCGTCAGGATGCTATCGCCGGACCCGGGGCGGTCGATCAATCCGAAATACAGCGCCAGCTGATTATTACGCATACGGGACAACCCGATGCGTCAGCGGCTGCCGGTAAAGACGAAGCTGGTATCTCTGTCAGCGATGAAGCGTTATCGCTCTATCCGACGGCTGCCCAATGCGGCGAGTGTCATAAGCAGATCTATGATGAGTGGTCGTCGTCGCAGCATGCCTATGCGTCGATCTCGCCGATGTTCCACAAATTTGAGCAGAAGTTCACCTCAATGACTCAGGGGACGGTCGGCACGTTCTGTGTTCGCTGTCACCAACAGGTTGGCACGCAGCTTGGCGAAAAGCGCGAAACGCCGCTATGGCAACGTAGCCAGATTTCGCGCGAAGGCGTGACGTGCATCACATGCCACAGGGTCAAGGAGCAATATGGCAAGGTCAACGGCGAGCGTCGCGTCGAGCCGGGCAAGATCTACGAACCGGTTTACGGAAGTGGAGAGAAGAGCGCGATCAAGAATGTGCGCGCCAATAAGGAGACCTATTCCGTTAAAACGAGCGCCAACGGTCGCGGCAATGACATTCACAAAGGGATGATCAAGAACGATCAGATCACGAAGTCCGAGTTCTGCGTCAGTTGCCATCAGGTGGCGGTGAATCTTGGGATCAAGCTTGAGATCGTTTGGGATCAGTATCGCGATAGCCCGGCTCGCAAAGCAGGCGTTAGCTGCCAGGACTGCCACATGGGCAAGGCGCCGGGAAAGCCTGATGGGTATGCGAAAGCACCGTCAGCAATCGTCGGGGGTAAGGAGATCAATCCTGGGCGACGGCACGCCAATCACCGCTTTATCGGTCCGGGTTATTCGATCGCGCACCCTGGAATCTTTCCGCATAATCCGAAGGCGCTCACCACCAGCGTCGAGGACTGGTTGAAGTTTGATTGGCGCGCGGGTTGGGGCACGGCGCAGTTCGAAGACAAAGTTGCGGGCGGTAAGATCAAAGTCAAATTTCCGAAGCGTTGGGCCGATCCGAATGACCGTGAGGACGCGCGGCAGATCATTGGCGAGAACATCGCGAAGCTCGATGAACGTGACAAACTTCGAAAGAAGGTCATGGAGAATTCGAGCAAGGTTGATGGGCCATACATCGAGGGCACGCCAAGTGTCGGCACGGATCTGGCGTTCACTTACAAGATTAAGAACGTCAATCCGGGGCACAATCTGCCGTCTGGTTCGCTAGGTGCGCAGCCGCAGCTTTGGGTGAACGTCGCGCTCGTCGATCCGGATGGGCATAACATTTGGGAGTCGGGATATGTCGACAGCAATGGCGACATGGCCGATTTGCACAGTCTGGATGTTGCTGCCGGGCGCATCGATACAGATCAGCAGCTCATGCATTTCCAGACCAAGTTCTTGACGACGAACGTCAAGGGCACCGACCGCGAAATGTATTTGCCGGTGAATTTCGATATCGATCCGCTGCCGCAACTTCGTCCGCCGCAAATTCCGACGACGGTTCTCAATCATCCGCCGTTGGTGCGGATGGAGAACCACTCGCTGGCACCGCTGGCGGAGAAGAAAGCGGCGTATCGCGTGCCGGCCAGCTTGATCAAGAAGCCGGGCAAATATCAGCTCGCGTTTCGCATGCGAAGCCGAGCCGAGCCGATCTACTTCATGCGCTTCGTTGGAGCGACCAAGGCAATGGAGCAAGCCATGAATGAGCGGATCATGAACTTCCATGACTTCGCCGTCGAGGTTGACGTCAAAGGCTAA
- a CDS encoding diguanylate cyclase: MDRAYTRRAFIERAIARLDQDRRPKKTTSLLMLDIDHFKSINDNYGHPAGDKVLAAAARRIKTAVRERDFVGRLGGEEFAVFLPQCSRRQAIEIAERIRSSIEENPILLDDGRRISITISIGATSDSASRTSLEQLLSSADQALYGAKSEGRNRVLFSAPALVE; this comes from the coding sequence ATTGACCGCGCATACACGCGGCGCGCCTTCATTGAACGGGCAATTGCTCGACTGGACCAGGATCGCCGTCCGAAAAAGACGACAAGCCTTCTGATGCTGGATATCGATCATTTCAAATCGATCAACGACAACTACGGGCATCCAGCCGGTGACAAAGTGTTGGCCGCAGCCGCGCGACGCATCAAGACCGCGGTTAGGGAACGCGATTTTGTTGGCCGGCTTGGAGGTGAAGAGTTTGCGGTGTTCTTGCCCCAATGCTCTCGGCGACAAGCGATCGAGATCGCTGAGCGAATCCGATCTTCGATCGAAGAAAATCCCATATTGCTCGACGATGGACGCCGAATTTCTATCACCATAAGCATCGGCGCAACGTCCGATTCCGCCTCCAGAACCTCTCTTGAGCAACTTCTATCGTCTGCCGATCAGGCTCTATACGGCGCAAAGTCCGAGGGTCGAAATCGCGTTCTCTTTTCCGCACCTGCGTTGGTGGAGTAA